Proteins encoded by one window of Rutidosis leptorrhynchoides isolate AG116_Rl617_1_P2 chromosome 7, CSIRO_AGI_Rlap_v1, whole genome shotgun sequence:
- the LOC139858422 gene encoding putative F-box/LRR-repeat protein 23 produces MSSTTNWFDLPLDLKINILSRIAHVEILENTQFVCTDWYKVCNDPSMWKVINMYGMANCFAGSYTECMKLCKHVVDRSQGQLVDLIFPPRLQSDEVLMYVADRASQLKRLEMYIGSDIYGRSEDLSMKSLHKALKKFPLLEELNVAFNHLSKEVIESLGRYCPLLKTLNFYQEGPRSSSLLLNDELAMSIGENLHELRHLKLINNCISNIGLKVILDGCRQLESLNLRMCGHIDLNGDVVKRASKQIKHLTLPSSVQF; encoded by the exons ATGTCATCCACTACAAATTGGTTTGACCTTCCCCTCGACTTGAAGATTAATATACTCTCCAGAATTGCTCATGTTGAAATACTTGAGAATACGCAGTTTGTGTGCACTGATTGGTATAAAGTCTGTAATGACCCTTCGATGTGGAAAGTAATCAATATGTACGGCATGGCGAATTGTTTTGCTGGTAGTTACACTGAATGCATGAAACTATGtaaacatgttgttgatagaagccAGGGTCAGTTGGTTGACCTTATCTTCCCGCCGAGACTCCAGTCTGATGAGGTTCTTATGTATGTTGCTGATAG AGCAAGTCAACTTAAACGTCTCGAAATGTATATTGGTTCTGATATTTATGGTCGAAGTGAAGATTTGTCTATGAAAAGTTTGCACAAGGCTTTGAAGAAATTCCCATTGTTGGAGGAACTTAATGTGGCTTTTAATCATCTTTCCAAGGAAGTTATTGAAAGTCTTGGCCGTTATTGTCCGCTGCTAAAAACATTAAATTTTTATCAAGAAGGACCTCGGAGTTCATCTCTATTACTTAATGATGAGTTAGCTATGTCTATTGGGGAGAACTTACATGAGTTAAGGCACCTTAAACTTATTAATAACTGCATTTCAAATATTGGGTTGAAGGTGATTTTGGATGGTTGTCGTCAACTTGAATCACTTAACCTTCGTATGTGTGGCCATATTGATCTAAATGGAGACGTGGTGAAAAGAGCCTCAAAACAGATCAAACATCTAACGCTGCCGTCATCTGTCCAATTCTGA
- the LOC139857831 gene encoding uncharacterized protein isoform X2 produces MMNLSKHDEFDTDQKFSFEISRSRPSTPLSSPLRSFSPLLLIETFSRKSLTYGKLPLEPIKLTVLKLDGSSFDISVVKDPTVSQLKQAVADAFSHFPQHGIGKVSWSHVWAQFCLCFDGQKLLYDQDTVILNGIKDGDQLQFVRHTSISYNLVKERSDKHDFDLKESKASPRKRELKKNIQKEVHDRSSGTQDNLKQLNNEENEDDSRDDIAVRITCQWSWAYLLRHLFSYRRHKGHDTSYEELGS; encoded by the exons ATGATGAATTTGTCGAAACACGATGAATTTGATACTGATCAAAAGTTTTCATTTGAGATAAGTCGATCACGCCCGTCTACTCCATTATCTTCGCCTCTACGTTCTTTTTCTCCGTTGTTACTTATTGAAACATTTTCTAGAAAAAGCTTGACATATGGAAAGCTTCCTTTAGAACCTATTAAACTTACTGTACTTAAGTTAGATGGATCTTCCTTTG ATATTAGTGTTGTAAAGGATCCTACAGTGTCACAGTTGAAACAGGCCGTGGCGGATGCTTTTAGTCATTTTCCTCAACATGGAATCGGCAAGGTTTCTTG GTCACATGTATGGGCGCAGTTCTGCTTATGTTTCGATGGTCAGAAGCTTCTTTATGACCAAGATACAGTCATTCTTAATGGGATTAAAGATGGTGATCAG CTTCAGTTTGTCCGGCATACATCCATTAGTTACAATCTTGTAAAGGAACGATCAGATAAGCATGACTTTGACCTCAAAGAATCGAAGGC GTCACCAAGGAAACGAGAACTGAAGAAAAACATACAGAAAGAAGTGCACGATCGCTCTAGTGGTACACAAGATAATTTAAAGCAGCTAAACAATGAGGAAAATGAAGATGATAGTCGTGATGACATTGCGGTTAGAATCACATGTCAATGGAGCTGGGCTTATCTACTAAGACATTTATTCTCATATCGCAGACACAAAGGTCACGATACAAGTTATGAAGAGCTTGGTAGTTAA